In a single window of the Thalassoglobus sp. JC818 genome:
- a CDS encoding DUF1501 domain-containing protein: protein MAKTSSASTQAPLLSGNAEHVISIWLGGGMGQVDTFDPKTKGDPLTKQPGSYYDSINTVVDGVQVCKPLSKTAGVMDRVTAVRTVHHDVIDEHAAATNRMHTGRTISGTVTYPSLGSLICHERGPVDDGAPPYVLIGYPNVTRGPGFLGAKYGYLYLTETGRGPAGLSRPDGITEKRQRRRERFLNSLRKSDEQTAVAQLLDYEAAIQQSLKLSGPEFNRVFQLDGEPSELRNRYGGEFGQRCLLSRRLVERGVRFIEVSHNLNFLNGSGWDVHNSGIVNQHKLIEELDSALSTLIVDLEEKQLLDKTLITITSEFGRPSGFDSGGGRGHQGTAFSCVLAGGGLAHCGAYGVTDKLSKQIVSDPVSVPDFFATICAAVGVDYRKSLYAGDRPVPVTDQGNPIAKLLS, encoded by the coding sequence AAAGGTGATCCACTCACCAAACAGCCGGGCTCTTATTACGACTCGATCAATACGGTTGTTGACGGCGTTCAAGTCTGCAAACCGCTGAGTAAGACAGCAGGTGTGATGGATCGAGTGACGGCTGTTCGAACGGTACATCATGACGTCATCGACGAGCATGCCGCTGCTACAAATCGGATGCATACCGGGCGAACGATTTCCGGAACAGTGACATATCCTTCGCTCGGTTCATTGATTTGTCATGAGCGAGGTCCCGTAGACGACGGGGCTCCTCCATATGTCTTAATCGGTTACCCAAATGTGACGCGTGGTCCCGGGTTTCTGGGAGCCAAGTACGGATACCTCTATCTGACAGAAACTGGTCGTGGCCCGGCTGGACTTTCCCGACCGGATGGAATCACAGAAAAACGCCAACGACGTCGTGAACGGTTCTTGAATTCGCTTCGTAAGAGCGATGAGCAGACCGCCGTCGCGCAGCTTCTCGATTATGAAGCTGCCATTCAGCAGAGTCTCAAGCTGAGCGGTCCGGAGTTCAATCGTGTCTTTCAACTGGACGGAGAGCCGAGCGAATTACGCAACCGATACGGTGGAGAGTTTGGACAGCGATGCTTGTTGAGTCGACGACTGGTGGAGCGTGGAGTGCGTTTCATCGAAGTCAGTCACAATCTCAACTTTCTCAATGGCTCCGGCTGGGATGTGCACAACAGCGGAATCGTCAACCAGCACAAACTGATCGAAGAGCTTGACTCGGCACTCTCAACATTGATTGTCGACCTCGAAGAGAAGCAGCTGCTCGACAAGACGTTGATTACGATCACGTCAGAATTTGGACGCCCATCAGGATTCGACAGCGGTGGGGGACGCGGCCATCAGGGGACCGCGTTTTCATGCGTGCTGGCTGGCGGTGGACTGGCACACTGCGGAGCCTATGGAGTGACGGATAAACTCTCAAAGCAGATCGTGTCTGACCCTGTGAGTGTTCCGGACTTCTTTGCGACAATATGTGCGGCAGTTGGTGTCGATTATCGAAAGTCACTCTATGCCGGAGATCGACCGGTACCGGTGACTGATCAGGGAAATCCAATCGCCAAGCTTTTAAGTTAA
- a CDS encoding M24 family metallopeptidase — protein sequence MRSTTITSTAVAPDFPVSSGEIQTIDFQRIGEVDRKHTLLAEYLQLKGFDGLLIRDPANFSWLTDGSSNLHARGTDVFATVMVTADARVVLCNNVDSGQLFDRDLSGLGFLLKERPWTEDPGKLVHDVCRGRVIACDVPLTGTTNVRDDLQSFRLHYSKVEHDRFAELGLAVAHAVEATGRNFQIGSCEAEIAGHLSHRLIKNGIEPVRMQIMADGQGWRYRHWTHGNDRVERHVVISATGRRRGLHVSTSRTVCIGEPSSELQEVHHLATLVQATGAYFSRAGWSMSETWPRVGRIYEKFGVPDEWRSADQAELMGYRDSEIRMVPGSDHRFENGQVICWHPSVRSGLAADTMLVREGAAENLTPAESWPMLSVEVKGTQIDRPGILVRS from the coding sequence ATGAGAAGTACGACGATAACATCGACCGCTGTCGCTCCTGATTTTCCGGTTTCTTCCGGAGAAATTCAGACGATCGATTTCCAGCGGATCGGCGAAGTCGACAGAAAACACACGCTGCTGGCTGAGTATCTTCAACTCAAAGGCTTTGATGGGCTGTTGATCCGCGATCCGGCCAACTTTTCCTGGCTGACTGACGGAAGCAGCAATCTACACGCACGAGGCACCGATGTCTTCGCGACCGTCATGGTCACCGCTGACGCGCGGGTTGTGCTTTGCAACAACGTTGACTCGGGGCAGTTATTCGATCGGGACTTGTCAGGTCTTGGGTTCCTGCTGAAAGAGCGGCCATGGACCGAAGATCCGGGGAAACTCGTTCACGATGTCTGTCGGGGAAGAGTAATCGCCTGCGATGTCCCGTTAACGGGAACGACGAACGTTCGCGATGATTTGCAGTCGTTTCGTCTGCACTACTCAAAAGTCGAGCACGATCGCTTTGCTGAACTGGGACTCGCAGTTGCTCATGCTGTTGAAGCGACTGGCCGAAATTTTCAAATCGGCTCTTGCGAAGCTGAGATCGCCGGTCATCTGTCGCATCGCTTGATCAAAAACGGAATCGAACCCGTTCGCATGCAAATCATGGCAGATGGTCAAGGTTGGCGATATCGGCATTGGACTCACGGCAACGACAGAGTCGAACGACACGTCGTGATTTCAGCCACCGGGCGCCGTCGCGGTCTGCATGTTTCTACTTCTCGGACTGTTTGTATCGGAGAACCTTCGAGCGAGCTTCAGGAAGTCCATCACCTGGCGACTCTTGTTCAGGCGACAGGTGCTTATTTCTCGCGAGCAGGCTGGTCGATGTCTGAAACGTGGCCGCGCGTCGGTCGCATCTATGAGAAGTTTGGAGTGCCTGACGAATGGCGATCCGCAGATCAGGCGGAACTGATGGGCTATCGCGATTCGGAAATTCGCATGGTTCCCGGATCAGATCACAGGTTCGAAAACGGGCAAGTCATCTGCTGGCATCCCTCAGTTCGTTCAGGTTTGGCTGCCGATACGATGCTCGTCCGCGAGGGAGCTGCCGAGAATCTCACCCCTGCAGAAAGCTGGCCAATGCTCTCTGTCGAGGTGAAAGGAACTCAAATCGATCGCCCCGGAATTCTGGTTCGCAGCTGA